AAGCTCCAGATGCGACATGATTGTTCTCCTGTTGTGTTTTGGTTGCGGTTTGCGGATGACGCCCCACGAACAGACGCTCATAGGGGTTGCCCATGTCCGTGCTGCGGGTCAGAATCCGCTCGCAGATCTCTCCCCCCACCACACTGGTCAGTTCCGCCTGTAATCTGCCACGGTTCAGCGTGGTCCGGCCCGGCATGTTCGACACCTTGAACCGGTAGTCGCCCGTGCTCAGCCAGCCGCCAGCGGCATCCCGCCTCGCGTACTGTCGGCAAATCCTTTCCTCCATGGCCCGGATCTCCTGCTCCAGGCTCTTGCGGTTCGCCTTCAGTTCCTCAAGCTGACGGAGCGCGGCGTCCCCCTCCGGGCTATCCACCTGCCGGGAGCTGAACTTCGGGCAGGTCGCCGCATGGTCGCACCAGTCGCAGAGCGGGTGAAACCCCTTGGCGTATTCCAGATCACCCAGCCGGATCAGGCCGTTCGCATACTTCCGATGATTATCCCACAAATCGCCAGCCAGCCGCAGGGCCAGGGAATGCATGGCCTCATCCGGAAGATACGGACCAAAAGGCCTTGCTTCGGACAGGGAAAGGCAGAGCACCCAGCCCTCGATATCAACCTGTTCCGGGGATTCCGGGAGCCGGGCGCGGAAAAGACGTGCCGCAAGCTCAGGGAACGTCAGGCCGGAGAAGAGCACATGGCCATCTTCCGCCCGCAGGTTGAAACAAGGCTGGTTCCAGCAGGACGCGAGCAGACCAAGCTGTCCATAAATCTGCATCTCGTAGGCCGGGTTCAGGGTTTTGGGCAAATGCCCGGTGCTCTTGAGCTCCAGAATGCGCACCGCAGGTTGCGCGCCTCCGCGAACCAGGGTGAAATCGAGATGCGCACGGAGCGGAACCGAGCTTTCACCCTGCTGAAGGGTGGTTTCAATCTCCAGTTGCGCAATAAACTGCGAACCGTTGGCGCTGAGCGCCTTGCTAATGCCGGTTTCCAGCCAGTGCCCTCGTTGCAGGATCAATTGGCGTCCCAGGACGCTTTGAACCCGCTGGTCGTCACCGTCCCCAAACCACTCCGCCACCTCCTCCGGGGAGACTCCCGAGCCGGAAGTGGACTTGTCCGCCACCGCAGCCCGCATGCACTGCATGGCCCTGCCCAGGTCGGACATGCCCACATAGCTTGCGCGTTCTCCCAATTGCGCCTTGGTGTTGCGTTGGGCATGTGCCAGAAGCCCCCGCGCCATCTGTGCGAGAAGCGCCTGGGCCTTGTGTTCGTTTTGCATCGTGTCCTCCAAAACGCGGAAGGCCCCTGGATTTCTCCAGGAGCCTTCCGCTGGCGATGATGGTCGAATGAATGTCCGGAAACGGTCAGGCCGCATTAGTCGCATACCGCCACCAGACCTTGCGTTCCGGATCCCAGCGGAAGCCCGCCTGTTTGAGCATTTCGCGCTTGTTGCGGGTGTCTCCCGTGGCCGTGATGCACTCCCGCCCGTCCTGGGCCGCAACGCTCTGGTACTGGACACCGTCGAGTCGCGGCAGGGCCTGCAACGGCGCGGCTGGCTTGGACTGCGCCTTTTGGGGCATGGCCCCCTGCGCGTCGTCGTCCTGTTCCGTCACCAGCCCCACTAGGGTCGAAAGCGCATAGCGCCTCGCATAGGTCAGGGCGGAGCCGTAGCCTTGCGGATCGGCCTTGGGCAGCGGCATGACCATCATGGACGACTGCCATTCACCAGACTCCGCATGGACCAGCTTGGTCACGAGACCGAGATGCCCGGTCTCCGCCGGAACAGGGTATTGCGCCACCCACACGCCCTGCACAAGCAGCGCCTCGCGGCAGGTGTCCATGACGGAATTCAGGGTTGCGTAGCGGCTTTTGGTGAACGGATTCTCCCGGTCCTTCTGCGCATGCGGAAGCGCTTGCTGGACCTGGA
Above is a genomic segment from Paucidesulfovibrio longus DSM 6739 containing:
- a CDS encoding ERF family protein is translated as MQVQSFHSPEITNLAKAMLQVQQALPHAQKDRENPFTKSRYATLNSVMDTCREALLVQGVWVAQYPVPAETGHLGLVTKLVHAESGEWQSSMMVMPLPKADPQGYGSALTYARRYALSTLVGLVTEQDDDAQGAMPQKAQSKPAAPLQALPRLDGVQYQSVAAQDGRECITATGDTRNKREMLKQAGFRWDPERKVWWRYATNAA